Proteins encoded in a region of the Sulfurimonas marina genome:
- a CDS encoding lipoprotein yields the protein MKHIIFSILTLFLLSGCSAKEFNEGVNSITNDVSNAFNGSKDNSN from the coding sequence ATGAAACATATCATTTTTTCTATCCTTACACTTTTTCTTTTATCCGGATGCTCGGCAAAAGAGTTCAATGAAGGTGTAAATAGTATTACAAACGATGTTAGCAATGCTTTTAATGGTTCAAAAGACAATTCAAACTAA
- a CDS encoding ABC-F family ATP-binding cassette domain-containing protein produces the protein MVTVQNLTMRYGNRVLFQDINLKLDRNKRYGLIGANGAGKTTFLKILSGQINEYEGEVIIPKSNKVGVLGQNQYAFEDYTIMDAVLYGNKRLYDAIKEKEEIYMTGDFEDDAVNNRLAELETICVEEDPTYEYDVNIAKILENVGIPAEQHNELMSTLDNADKFKVLLAQVLYPKPDVLFLDEPTNNLDIETISWLEHELQRHEGTMVVISHDRHFLNAVVTNILDVDFQKIREFTGNYDDWYIAANVLAKQMELDNAKKQKEKEQLEAFVRRFSANASKAKQATSRQKQLEKLEIEDIKPSSRRDPSIVFKAKRVMGDEALNVIDVSHSYGDNEVLRNVSFKVNPGEKIALIGGNGVGKTTLMKILMEEMKPSTSGEIQWGATIENSYFPQDTADIIEGDGTLYDWLRAFDPKRDIAEIRNCLGRMLFNGEQQEKSVVSISGGEKHRMMLSKMMLEGGNFLLLDEPTNHLDLEAIVALGEALHEFNGNVICVSHDRELLDAFATRIIELHDDGTYTDFEGTYEEFAAMKEAQK, from the coding sequence ATGGTAACTGTACAAAATCTTACAATGAGATACGGAAATAGAGTTCTATTTCAAGACATCAATCTAAAACTGGACCGTAATAAACGTTACGGACTTATCGGTGCTAACGGTGCCGGAAAAACAACTTTTCTAAAAATTTTATCTGGACAAATCAACGAGTATGAAGGGGAAGTGATCATCCCTAAATCAAATAAAGTGGGTGTTCTTGGGCAAAACCAGTATGCATTTGAAGATTACACTATTATGGATGCTGTTTTATACGGTAACAAAAGACTTTACGATGCGATCAAAGAAAAAGAAGAGATCTACATGACGGGTGACTTTGAAGACGATGCAGTAAATAATCGTCTTGCAGAGTTAGAAACTATCTGTGTAGAGGAAGATCCAACGTATGAATACGATGTAAATATCGCTAAAATCTTAGAAAATGTTGGTATCCCTGCTGAACAGCACAACGAACTTATGTCTACACTTGATAATGCCGATAAATTCAAAGTTCTTCTTGCACAAGTTTTATACCCGAAACCTGATGTTTTATTCCTAGATGAGCCTACGAATAACCTTGACATCGAGACTATCAGCTGGTTAGAGCATGAGCTTCAGCGTCACGAAGGTACTATGGTTGTAATTTCACACGATAGACACTTCTTAAATGCAGTTGTAACGAATATCTTAGATGTTGACTTCCAAAAGATCCGTGAATTTACCGGTAACTATGATGACTGGTACATTGCAGCAAACGTTTTAGCAAAACAGATGGAACTTGATAATGCAAAAAAACAAAAAGAGAAAGAGCAGCTTGAAGCTTTCGTTCGCCGTTTCTCTGCAAATGCTTCAAAAGCAAAACAAGCAACATCAAGACAAAAACAACTTGAGAAACTTGAGATCGAGGATATTAAACCATCTTCACGTCGTGACCCTTCTATCGTTTTCAAAGCAAAACGTGTAATGGGTGATGAAGCACTAAACGTAATCGACGTATCTCACTCTTACGGAGACAACGAAGTACTTAGAAACGTATCTTTTAAAGTAAATCCAGGTGAGAAAATCGCACTTATCGGTGGAAACGGTGTGGGTAAAACTACACTTATGAAGATCCTAATGGAAGAGATGAAACCAAGTACTAGCGGTGAGATCCAATGGGGTGCTACAATTGAGAACTCGTACTTCCCGCAAGATACTGCAGATATCATTGAAGGTGACGGAACACTTTACGACTGGTTACGTGCATTTGATCCAAAACGTGACATCGCTGAGATCAGAAACTGTCTTGGACGTATGCTTTTTAACGGTGAACAGCAAGAGAAATCTGTAGTATCTATCTCAGGTGGGGAAAAACACCGTATGATGCTTTCAAAAATGATGCTAGAGGGTGGAAACTTCTTACTACTCGATGAGCCTACCAACCACCTTGACCTTGAAGCGATCGTAGCACTTGGTGAAGCACTACACGAATTTAACGGAAACGTTATCTGTGTATCTCATGACCGTGAGTTACTTGATGCATTTGCTACTCGTATTATCGAGCTTCACGATGATGGTACATATACTGACTTTGAAGGTACTTACGAAGAGTTTGCTGCAATGAAAGAGGCTCAGAAATAA